The Vanessa atalanta chromosome 24, ilVanAtal1.2, whole genome shotgun sequence genome has a segment encoding these proteins:
- the LOC125073529 gene encoding uncharacterized protein LOC125073529 translates to MWEINRSVCANTALMEFSLSNFTDRIISAAYALRSITVVTVCALAALVSAQVTFSRDWSGGKRSPPAMFDCGQFARLCRHFLHELRQGLSEDKLIKHRRQPVEPEDIAVTYEDEK, encoded by the exons ATGTGGGAGATCAACCgcagtgtgtgtgcaaacacag CTCTCATGGAATTTTCATTATCAAACTTTACAGATAGAATCATCTCAGCAGCATACGCTTTAAG GAGTATAACCGTCGTGACGGTATGCGCTCTGGCGGCGCTGGTGTCGGCGCAGGTGACGTTCAGCCGCGACTGGTCGGGTGGGAAGCGGTCACCGCCTGCCATGTTTGACTGTGGACAGTTCGCGCGACTTTGTCGTCATTTTCTT CACGAATTGAGGCAAGGTTTATCAGAGGACAAGCTGATCAAACACCGACGACAACCAGTGGAACCAGAGGACATAGCCGTCACATATGAAGACGAAAAGTaa